In one Streptomyces sp. T12 genomic region, the following are encoded:
- the galU gene encoding UTP--glucose-1-phosphate uridylyltransferase GalU, whose protein sequence is MIVPHTTPTPDADATARTPRAVRKAVVPAAGLGTRFLPATKATPKEMLPVVDKPAIQYVVEEAAAAGLDDVLMITGRHKRAIEDHFDNAFELEQALAAKGDTVRLDAVRDPARLADIHHIRQGDPLGLGHAVLCARHHVGDQPFAVLLGDDLIDPRETLLSRMLDVRDRYEGSVVALMEVPPEQIHLYGCAAVEPSGEDGVVRVTGLVEKPSREHAPSRYAVIGRYVLDPAVFGVLERTPPGRGGEIQLTDALQELATGGTVHGVVFAGLRYDTGDKADYLRTVVRLACGRADLGPEFMAWLKEFTAGLEEGGGQDRNGLAA, encoded by the coding sequence ATGATCGTCCCCCACACGACACCCACCCCGGATGCGGACGCTACGGCCCGTACCCCCCGCGCGGTCCGCAAGGCGGTCGTCCCGGCCGCCGGCCTCGGCACACGGTTCCTGCCCGCGACGAAGGCGACGCCCAAGGAGATGCTGCCGGTCGTCGACAAGCCGGCCATCCAGTACGTCGTCGAGGAGGCCGCCGCGGCCGGGCTCGACGACGTGCTGATGATCACCGGTCGGCACAAGCGGGCCATCGAGGACCACTTCGACAACGCCTTCGAGCTGGAGCAGGCGCTCGCCGCCAAGGGTGACACCGTACGGCTGGACGCGGTGCGCGATCCGGCCCGGCTCGCCGACATCCACCACATCCGCCAGGGCGACCCGCTCGGCCTCGGCCACGCGGTGCTGTGCGCGCGTCACCACGTCGGCGACCAGCCGTTCGCCGTCCTCCTCGGCGACGACCTCATCGACCCGCGCGAGACCCTGCTCAGCCGGATGCTGGACGTCCGCGACCGCTACGAGGGCAGCGTGGTCGCCCTCATGGAGGTCCCGCCGGAGCAGATCCACCTCTACGGCTGCGCGGCCGTCGAACCGTCCGGCGAGGACGGCGTGGTCCGCGTGACCGGCCTGGTGGAGAAGCCGTCGCGCGAGCACGCGCCGAGCCGCTACGCGGTCATCGGCCGCTACGTCCTCGACCCGGCCGTCTTCGGCGTCCTGGAGCGCACCCCGCCCGGCCGTGGCGGCGAGATCCAGCTCACCGACGCCCTCCAGGAGCTGGCGACGGGCGGCACGGTCCACGGAGTCGTGTTCGCCGGGCTGCGCTACGACACCGGCGACAAGGCGGACTACCTGCGCACGGTGGTACGGCTGGCGTGCGGCCGGGCGGACCTGGGGCCGGAGTTCATGGCCTGGCTGAAGGAGTTCACGGCAGGGCTGGAGGAGGGCGGCGGGCAGGACCGGAACGGGCTCGCTGCTTGA
- a CDS encoding DUF4442 domain-containing protein: MSIGEMLAATVPMARTLNLEFLETTPEKAVVALPDQGEYHNHVGGPHAGAMFTLGESASGAIVLAAFGDQLSRAVPLAVRAEISYKKLAMGAVTATATLGRPAAEVVAELDAGERPEFPVAIEIQRGDGAVTGEMTVVWTLRPNG; this comes from the coding sequence ATGTCGATCGGCGAGATGCTCGCCGCCACCGTGCCGATGGCCCGGACCCTGAACCTCGAATTCCTGGAGACCACGCCGGAGAAGGCCGTGGTGGCTCTGCCGGACCAGGGCGAGTACCACAACCACGTGGGCGGGCCGCACGCCGGCGCGATGTTCACGCTCGGCGAGTCCGCCAGTGGCGCGATCGTGCTGGCCGCGTTCGGTGACCAGCTCTCGCGCGCCGTGCCGCTCGCGGTGCGGGCCGAGATCTCCTACAAGAAGCTCGCCATGGGCGCCGTCACCGCCACCGCGACGCTGGGCCGCCCGGCCGCCGAGGTCGTCGCGGAGCTGGACGCGGGGGAGCGGCCCGAGTTCCCCGTGGCGATCGAGATCCAGCGCGGTGACGGGGCTGTGACCGGGGAGATGACCGTCGTCTGGACCCTGCGGCCGAACGGCTGA
- a CDS encoding spermidine synthase, translating to MNEPIPVTRPVDHGIAKLMPDVDRERAWLLTVDGAPQSYVDLDEPSYLEFEYAQRLGHVLDTVAEAGRALDVLHLGGGALTLPRYLAVTRPGSRQDVVEADRGLMELVAEHLPIPDGAGIRLHAGDARAWLEAAPDDSADVLVADVFGGSRVPAHLTSVSYVRQAQRVLRASGVYLANLADAAPFAFLRSQLATYATQFEELVLIAEPGVLRGRRFGNAVLVAAHRPLDTAALARLTASDAFPARVEHGPALRQFIGGARPVRDEDAVPSPEPPDGAFSIG from the coding sequence GTGAACGAGCCCATACCCGTGACCCGGCCTGTCGACCACGGCATCGCCAAGCTGATGCCCGACGTCGATCGGGAGCGGGCGTGGCTGCTGACCGTCGACGGGGCTCCGCAGTCGTACGTCGATCTCGACGAGCCCTCGTATCTGGAGTTCGAGTACGCCCAGCGGCTCGGGCATGTGCTCGACACCGTCGCCGAGGCGGGGCGGGCACTGGACGTGCTGCACCTCGGGGGTGGGGCGCTCACCCTGCCCCGCTATCTGGCCGTGACCCGGCCCGGCTCGCGGCAGGACGTCGTCGAGGCCGACCGTGGGCTGATGGAGCTGGTCGCCGAGCATCTGCCGATTCCCGACGGGGCCGGCATCCGGCTGCACGCCGGAGACGCCCGTGCCTGGCTGGAGGCGGCCCCGGACGACTCCGCCGACGTGCTCGTCGCCGACGTCTTCGGTGGGTCACGGGTGCCGGCCCATCTGACGTCGGTGTCGTACGTCCGTCAGGCCCAGCGGGTGCTGCGGGCGAGCGGCGTCTATCTGGCCAACCTCGCCGATGCCGCGCCCTTCGCCTTCCTGCGCTCCCAACTCGCCACCTACGCCACGCAGTTCGAGGAGCTGGTCCTGATCGCCGAGCCGGGTGTGCTGCGGGGCCGCCGCTTCGGAAACGCGGTGCTCGTCGCCGCGCACCGGCCTCTCGACACGGCCGCCCTGGCCCGGCTCACCGCCTCCGACGCCTTCCCGGCCCGCGTCGAACACGGGCCCGCCCTGCGGCAGTTCATCGGCGGCGCGCGGCCGGTGCGGGACGAGGACGCCGTACCGTCACCCGAGCCCCCCGACGGGGCTTTCAGCATCGGCTGA
- the tuf gene encoding elongation factor Tu codes for MSKTAYVRTKPHLNIGTMGHVDHGKTTLTAAITKVLAERGSSAYVPFDRIDRAPEEAARGITINIAHVEYETDTRHYAHVDMPGHADYVKNMVTGAAQLDGAILVVSALDGIMPQTAEHVLLARQVGVDHIVVALNKADAGDEELTDLVELEVRDLLSEHGYGGDAAPVVRVSGLKALEGDPKWTASIEALLDAVDTYVPMPERYVDAPFLLPVENVLTITGRGTVVTGAVERGTVRVGDRVEVLGAGLESVVTGLETFGKPMDDAQAGDNVALLLRGVPRDAVRRGHVVAAPGSVEPSRHFTAQVYVLSAREGGRTTPVATGYRPQFYIRTADVVGDIDLGEVAVARPGETVTMTVELGREVPLEPGLGFAIREGGRTVGAGTVTAVV; via the coding sequence ATGTCCAAGACGGCATACGTGCGCACCAAACCGCATCTGAACATCGGCACGATGGGCCATGTCGACCACGGCAAGACCACCTTGACCGCCGCCATCACCAAGGTCCTCGCCGAGCGCGGATCTTCCGCGTACGTCCCCTTCGACCGCATCGACCGGGCGCCGGAGGAGGCCGCGCGCGGCATCACCATCAACATCGCGCACGTCGAGTACGAGACCGACACCCGCCACTACGCGCACGTCGACATGCCGGGCCACGCCGACTACGTCAAGAACATGGTCACCGGGGCCGCGCAGCTCGACGGGGCGATCCTCGTCGTCTCCGCGCTCGACGGGATCATGCCGCAGACCGCCGAACACGTGCTGCTCGCCCGGCAGGTGGGCGTCGACCACATCGTCGTCGCCCTCAACAAGGCCGACGCGGGTGACGAGGAGCTCACCGACCTCGTCGAGCTGGAGGTCCGCGACCTGCTCAGCGAGCACGGTTACGGCGGCGACGCCGCGCCCGTCGTACGGGTCTCGGGGCTGAAGGCCCTGGAGGGGGACCCGAAGTGGACGGCGTCGATCGAGGCACTGCTCGACGCGGTGGACACCTACGTCCCGATGCCGGAGCGATATGTGGACGCGCCGTTCCTGCTGCCCGTCGAGAACGTGCTCACCATCACCGGCCGGGGGACGGTGGTGACCGGGGCCGTCGAGCGGGGCACCGTGCGGGTGGGTGACCGGGTCGAAGTGCTCGGCGCCGGGCTGGAGAGCGTGGTCACCGGCCTGGAGACCTTCGGCAAGCCGATGGACGACGCGCAGGCCGGGGACAACGTGGCGTTGCTGCTGCGCGGCGTTCCCCGGGACGCAGTCCGGCGCGGGCATGTCGTCGCGGCGCCGGGCAGTGTGGAGCCGAGTCGCCACTTCACCGCGCAGGTGTATGTGCTGTCCGCGCGTGAGGGCGGTCGTACGACGCCGGTCGCCACCGGGTATCGGCCGCAGTTCTACATCCGCACGGCGGATGTGGTGGGTGACATCGACCTCGGTGAGGTGGCTGTGGCGCGGCCCGGGGAGACGGTCACGATGACAGTCGAGCTGGGGCGCGAGGTGCCTCTGGAGCCGGGGCTCGGGTTCGCCATCCGTGAGGGCGGGCGGACTGTCGGGGCGGGGACCGTGACCGCCGTCGTGTGA
- a CDS encoding DNA alkylation repair protein → MRVTGAGTLEVPRSVLADTVLERLTAAYAAAADPKRAATARAYMKDVAPFLGIPTPERRALSRTVLEGTPRPDETDCTAVALRCWQLPEREYHYFAVDYLRRHVGRCSSGFLPVARHLVTTVSWWDTVDALAAHVVGGLVAADPLLTADMDAWIVDDDLWVARTVLLHQLRYKERTDTPRLFAYCLRQSGHPDFFIRKAIGWCLREYAKTDPEAVRAFLARERGRFAPLSVREALKNIGA, encoded by the coding sequence ATGCGCGTCACAGGTGCGGGAACGTTGGAAGTTCCCCGCAGCGTTCTCGCCGACACGGTCCTGGAGCGGCTCACCGCCGCGTACGCCGCCGCGGCGGATCCGAAGCGGGCCGCCACCGCCCGGGCGTACATGAAGGACGTGGCCCCGTTCCTCGGCATCCCCACACCCGAGCGCCGCGCCCTGTCCCGCACCGTCCTCGAGGGCACACCGCGCCCCGACGAGACCGACTGCACCGCCGTGGCGCTGCGCTGCTGGCAGCTGCCCGAGCGCGAGTACCACTACTTCGCCGTCGACTATCTGCGCCGCCACGTGGGGCGCTGCTCCTCCGGCTTCCTGCCGGTGGCCCGGCACCTCGTCACCACCGTCTCCTGGTGGGACACCGTCGACGCGCTCGCCGCGCACGTCGTCGGCGGGCTCGTCGCGGCCGATCCGTTGCTCACGGCGGACATGGACGCCTGGATCGTCGACGACGACCTGTGGGTGGCGCGCACCGTCCTGCTCCACCAGCTGCGCTACAAGGAACGCACCGACACCCCACGTCTCTTCGCCTACTGCCTGCGCCAGTCCGGGCACCCCGACTTCTTCATCCGCAAGGCGATCGGCTGGTGCCTGCGCGAGTACGCCAAGACCGACCCGGAGGCCGTACGGGCCTTTCTGGCGCGGGAGCGGGGGCGGTTCGCACCGCTGTCGGTGCGCGAGGCGCTGAAGAACATCGGGGCGTAG
- a CDS encoding TVP38/TMEM64 family protein, protein MLDATTRSGGTATAPPRAAATELVPAPLPAPVPAGFATRCSRALLSPWSRLSLLVVLLAAAASSVLLFEPQKLLANGWPPHVEGGAAVVLFAVAYGLVTVAFVPRPLLNLAAGALFGSEWGIGASLAGTVLGAGVAFALGRLLGQDALRPLLRGRWLKAADGQFSRHGFRSMLAVRLFPGVPFWAANYAASVSRMGYVPFLLATALGSIPNTAAYVVAGARASAPTSPAFLIALACIALPALAGVVVAWRKRHHLRLK, encoded by the coding sequence ATGCTCGATGCCACCACCCGCTCTGGGGGCACCGCAACGGCCCCTCCCCGGGCCGCCGCCACGGAGCTCGTCCCCGCGCCCCTGCCGGCGCCCGTCCCCGCAGGCTTCGCCACGCGCTGTTCGAGAGCGCTGCTGTCGCCGTGGTCGCGGCTGTCCCTGCTCGTGGTGCTGCTCGCGGCGGCCGCGTCCTCCGTGCTGCTCTTCGAACCGCAGAAGCTCCTGGCGAACGGCTGGCCGCCGCACGTCGAGGGCGGGGCCGCGGTGGTGCTGTTCGCCGTGGCGTACGGGCTGGTCACGGTGGCGTTCGTGCCGCGGCCGCTGCTGAACCTCGCGGCGGGCGCGCTCTTCGGTTCCGAGTGGGGCATCGGCGCGTCCCTGGCGGGCACGGTGCTGGGTGCCGGCGTCGCCTTCGCGCTGGGCCGGCTGCTCGGCCAGGACGCGCTGCGCCCGCTGCTGCGGGGCCGGTGGCTGAAGGCCGCCGACGGCCAGTTCAGCCGGCACGGTTTCCGCTCGATGCTGGCGGTGCGGCTGTTCCCCGGTGTGCCGTTCTGGGCCGCGAACTACGCCGCCTCCGTCTCCCGCATGGGCTACGTCCCGTTCCTGCTCGCGACGGCGCTCGGGTCGATCCCCAACACCGCCGCGTACGTCGTCGCCGGCGCCCGCGCCTCCGCGCCGACGTCGCCGGCCTTCCTGATCGCGCTGGCCTGCATCGCCCTGCCGGCGCTGGCGGGCGTGGTGGTGGCCTGGCGCAAGCGCCACCACCTGCGCCTCAAGTGA
- a CDS encoding thiolase family protein, which yields MRDAVIVEAVRTPIGKGKPNGSLAHVHPVELLAHTLRTLVERSGVDPALIDDVIGGTVDQVGEQAMNTTRYAALSAGFPEAVPATTVDRQCGSSQQAVHFAAQGVISGAYDLVVACGVESMSRVPMWSNVPPGKDPFGPGIAERYPEGLVPQGISAELIAAKWSITREQMDAFAVSSHRKAAEAWDKGLFDTEVAPLDGVARDECVRPSSTTEILAGLKPSYYDPTFAERFPQIEWNVTPGNASPINDGASAVLITSSETAARLGLRPLARLHSFAVTGSDPLLMLTGVIPATEKVLRRAGLRLDDIDLFEVNEAFSSVVLAWQQETGADLAKVNVHGGAIAIGHPLGASGTRLTTTLVHAMRERGARYALQTMCEAGGLANAMVLEAA from the coding sequence ATGCGTGACGCAGTCATCGTCGAAGCCGTACGCACCCCGATAGGCAAGGGCAAGCCGAACGGCTCCCTCGCGCACGTCCACCCCGTCGAACTCCTCGCCCACACCCTGCGCACCCTCGTCGAACGCTCCGGCGTCGACCCGGCCCTCATCGACGACGTCATCGGCGGCACCGTCGACCAGGTCGGCGAGCAGGCCATGAACACCACCCGCTACGCCGCCCTGTCGGCGGGCTTCCCGGAGGCGGTCCCGGCGACCACCGTGGACCGCCAGTGCGGCTCTTCCCAGCAGGCCGTGCACTTTGCCGCCCAGGGCGTCATCTCGGGCGCGTACGACCTGGTCGTCGCCTGTGGCGTCGAGTCGATGAGCCGGGTGCCGATGTGGTCGAACGTGCCGCCCGGCAAGGACCCCTTCGGCCCCGGCATCGCCGAGCGCTACCCGGAGGGCCTCGTCCCGCAGGGCATCAGCGCCGAGCTCATCGCCGCCAAGTGGTCGATCACCCGCGAGCAGATGGACGCCTTCGCCGTCTCCTCGCACCGCAAGGCGGCCGAGGCCTGGGACAAGGGCCTCTTCGACACCGAGGTCGCGCCCCTGGACGGCGTCGCGCGCGACGAGTGCGTACGGCCGTCCAGCACCACCGAGATCCTCGCCGGCCTCAAGCCCTCCTACTACGACCCGACCTTCGCCGAGCGGTTCCCGCAGATCGAGTGGAACGTCACCCCGGGCAACGCCAGCCCCATCAACGACGGTGCCTCCGCCGTGCTCATCACCTCCAGCGAGACCGCCGCCCGCCTCGGCCTGCGCCCGCTCGCCCGGCTGCACAGCTTCGCCGTCACCGGCTCAGACCCGCTGCTGATGCTCACCGGCGTCATTCCGGCGACGGAGAAGGTCCTGCGCAGGGCGGGCCTGCGCCTCGACGACATCGACCTCTTCGAGGTCAACGAGGCCTTCTCCAGCGTCGTCCTGGCCTGGCAGCAGGAGACCGGCGCCGACCTCGCCAAGGTCAACGTGCACGGCGGCGCGATCGCGATCGGCCATCCGCTGGGCGCCAGTGGCACCCGGCTGACGACGACCCTGGTCCACGCGATGCGCGAGCGCGGCGCCCGCTACGCGCTGCAGACCATGTGCGAGGCGGGCGGCCTCGCCAACGCGATGGTGCTGGAAGCGGCCTGA
- a CDS encoding helix-turn-helix domain-containing protein: MAATKDPRPCSIADALALVGEKYSLLVLREVCLGNGRFDQLVRNIGAPRDILATRLRRLVDAGILTKRAYSERPQRYEYRPTQAGLELEPVLMTLMAWGDRHLRKDDDRPMVIEHICGNELVPVVTCRACGDPVHHEDLTAHPQAPGWTVAGPSAA, encoded by the coding sequence ATGGCCGCCACCAAAGACCCGCGCCCGTGTTCCATCGCCGACGCCCTGGCACTCGTCGGCGAGAAGTACTCCCTGCTCGTCCTGCGCGAGGTGTGCCTCGGCAACGGCCGCTTCGACCAGCTCGTGCGCAACATCGGCGCCCCGCGCGACATCCTGGCCACCCGGCTGCGCCGCCTCGTCGACGCCGGCATCCTGACCAAGCGCGCCTACAGCGAGCGCCCGCAGCGGTACGAGTACCGGCCCACGCAGGCCGGGCTCGAACTGGAACCGGTTTTGATGACCCTCATGGCGTGGGGCGACCGCCATCTCCGCAAGGACGACGACCGCCCCATGGTGATCGAGCACATCTGCGGCAACGAACTGGTCCCGGTCGTGACCTGCCGGGCGTGCGGCGACCCGGTGCACCACGAGGACCTCACGGCCCACCCCCAGGCACCGGGATGGACGGTGGCGGGGCCGTCGGCGGCCTGA
- a CDS encoding PmoA family protein: MTGLRVVHAHGDRITVTEPDTGVELLAYVYGPEAAWEAPKPYVHPLRTLAGDVVTDYRPHDHRWHKGLSLTASHLSGANLWGGNTYVHGQGYLELPERVGSMAHVGFDEVSADGDRVVIAERLTWHPHSGEVWADERRRVEVHDIEPESGSWALTWTSAVTNRRDEPLRFGSPTTAGREMAGYTGLFWRGPRAFQGGRIIAPDAEGPGLMGEQAPWLAYVGEHDGTDGHATLVFAHAPENDHAGERGAHPAHWFVRNEPFAGVAPSWAFHDELELAPGDTLTRRYRVVMADGAWGREEIAKYLQTHPW; encoded by the coding sequence GTGACCGGGCTGCGTGTCGTCCATGCGCACGGCGACCGCATCACGGTGACCGAGCCGGATACCGGGGTCGAACTGCTCGCCTATGTCTACGGCCCGGAAGCCGCCTGGGAGGCCCCGAAGCCGTACGTCCACCCGCTGCGGACCCTCGCCGGTGACGTCGTCACCGACTACCGGCCCCACGACCACCGGTGGCACAAGGGCCTGTCGCTGACGGCCTCGCATCTGTCGGGGGCGAACCTGTGGGGCGGCAACACCTACGTCCACGGGCAGGGCTATCTCGAACTGCCCGAGCGCGTCGGGTCGATGGCGCACGTCGGGTTCGACGAGGTCTCCGCGGACGGTGACCGTGTCGTCATCGCCGAGCGGCTGACCTGGCATCCCCACAGCGGTGAGGTGTGGGCCGACGAGCGGCGCCGGGTCGAGGTGCACGACATCGAGCCGGAGTCGGGGTCGTGGGCCCTGACCTGGACGAGTGCCGTGACGAACCGGCGTGACGAGCCGCTGCGATTCGGCAGCCCCACCACCGCCGGGCGTGAAATGGCCGGTTACACGGGCCTGTTCTGGCGCGGCCCGCGCGCCTTCCAGGGCGGCCGGATCATCGCCCCGGACGCCGAGGGCCCCGGCCTGATGGGCGAACAGGCGCCCTGGCTGGCCTACGTCGGCGAGCACGACGGCACCGACGGCCACGCGACCCTCGTCTTCGCGCACGCCCCCGAGAACGACCACGCCGGCGAGCGAGGCGCCCACCCCGCCCACTGGTTCGTTCGCAACGAGCCCTTCGCGGGCGTGGCCCCGTCCTGGGCGTTCCACGACGAGCTGGAGCTCGCCCCCGGTGACACCCTCACCCGCCGCTACCGGGTCGTCATGGCCGACGGGGCCTGGGGCCGGGAAGAGATCGCCAAGTATCTGCAGACGCACCCCTGGTAG
- a CDS encoding Gfo/Idh/MocA family protein — translation MATSETAPGTNHRHAQSHLPPLPGRRIRVAVIGTGAIARDSHLPALARLAEEGETEIVAAVDIAAESAEDFCAIAAEVGVEAGAGAAAGAGAPRAYTDLDLMLQEQRPDLVIICTPPTLHRDQTVAALRAGAWVWCEKPPMPSLADFDAVEAEEGKDGGPYASIVFQHRFGSGTRHVRRLLAARAMGRPLVAHCQTTWYRDTAYYAVPWRGRWQTEGGGPAMGHGIHQMDLLLDLLGPWSEVRAMAGRLVHEVETEDVSTALVRFANGAMATVVNSVLSPDEVSRIRIDCERATVELTHLYGHRNDNWAITPARDVLGAEAAAWQDFGADVPSSHLEQLRELVASMRAGERPRSSGADGRTSLELIAALYKSAFTDTTVKAGEIGPGDPFYTAMHGGAPGWAPVVGERATPGVEVAA, via the coding sequence ATGGCCACATCCGAGACCGCTCCCGGGACGAACCACCGCCACGCCCAGTCCCACCTGCCCCCGCTGCCGGGCCGCCGCATCAGGGTCGCCGTGATCGGCACCGGTGCCATCGCCCGCGACTCCCATCTGCCCGCGCTCGCCAGGCTCGCCGAGGAAGGGGAGACGGAGATCGTCGCCGCCGTCGACATTGCTGCGGAGTCGGCCGAGGACTTTTGCGCGATCGCGGCTGAGGTCGGGGTTGAGGCAGGGGCTGGGGCCGCGGCTGGGGCCGGGGCGCCCCGTGCCTACACCGATCTCGACCTGATGCTCCAGGAGCAGCGGCCCGACCTGGTCATCATCTGCACGCCGCCGACCCTGCACCGCGACCAGACCGTCGCCGCGCTGCGTGCCGGCGCCTGGGTGTGGTGCGAGAAGCCGCCGATGCCGAGCCTCGCCGACTTCGACGCCGTCGAGGCGGAGGAGGGCAAGGACGGGGGACCGTACGCCTCGATCGTCTTCCAGCACCGTTTCGGCTCGGGCACCCGGCACGTACGACGGCTGCTCGCCGCGCGGGCCATGGGGCGCCCGCTCGTCGCGCACTGCCAGACCACCTGGTACCGCGACACCGCCTACTACGCCGTGCCCTGGCGCGGCCGCTGGCAGACCGAGGGCGGCGGCCCGGCGATGGGGCACGGGATCCATCAGATGGATCTGCTGCTCGACCTGCTCGGACCGTGGAGCGAGGTGCGGGCCATGGCCGGGCGTCTGGTGCACGAGGTGGAGACGGAGGACGTCTCGACCGCGCTCGTGCGGTTCGCGAACGGCGCGATGGCGACCGTCGTGAACAGCGTGCTGAGCCCCGATGAGGTCAGCCGCATCCGCATCGACTGCGAGCGCGCCACCGTCGAACTCACCCACCTGTACGGCCACCGCAACGACAACTGGGCCATCACCCCGGCCCGGGACGTGCTGGGCGCCGAGGCCGCGGCGTGGCAGGACTTCGGCGCGGACGTGCCCAGTTCGCATCTGGAGCAGCTGCGGGAACTGGTCGCGAGCATGCGCGCGGGGGAGCGGCCGCGCAGCAGCGGTGCGGACGGGCGTACGAGCCTGGAGCTGATCGCCGCGCTGTACAAGTCGGCGTTCACGGACACGACGGTGAAGGCGGGGGAGATCGGCCCCGGCGACCCGTTCTATACGGCGATGCACGGGGGCGCGCCCGGCTGGGCGCCGGTCGTGGGGGAGCGGGCCACTCCCGGCGTGGAGGTCGCCGCGTGA